In Nitrososphaerota archaeon, one genomic interval encodes:
- a CDS encoding ATP-binding protein yields MTDVAPDEWSKENQEYLVECINQVKTTLHDHVGMTKVIDAYIAKLLPGEKPRWNNKSSPPAIDHLCTIFGLSDFERSILLLCAAAELDSEVPTLCAKAQGNPAAAYPTFSLALAALPDAHWSALTPASPLRRFKLIGLYGSPQMPITKCQLQIEERILHYLTGISYLDQSLRGLMESIRAGAPLSESQKKTGELILQEWKQGKRLFSFQLTGSDETSKKIVANWVCNQLGLQLWQMPSELIPSKPEDVESLAQLWTRESVLFNAGLYISSPEIEPATQKTVKRFAERLDCAVFLSTTEQWPSLNRPTISLEVSKPTKPEQRNFWKSLLGGAVPAENADQLDLEILKVVNQFNLNASSIESAALDATFAISRGEDLSSALWSASRKVARPRLSELAQLVVPKAKMDDLVLPEREKELLRSIIANVRQRYRVYEEWGFSKGSDRGLGITALFSGVSGTGKTMAAEVLADELKLDLFKIDLSMVVNKYVGETEKNLRKIFDAAEDGGAVLFFDEADALFGKRSEVRDSHDRYANIEIGYLLQRMEAYRGLAILTTNMKNAIDTAFMRRIRFVVNFPFPDEKSRKEIWRKVFPPSVPINKLNFDLLAQLDVTGGHIRNIALGASFLAAEEGIPVNMNHINRAAKEEYNKMERPMPNAKFVRE; encoded by the coding sequence TTGACTGACGTAGCGCCCGATGAGTGGAGCAAGGAGAATCAGGAGTATCTCGTCGAGTGCATAAACCAAGTCAAAACTACCCTTCACGACCATGTCGGCATGACTAAAGTGATTGACGCATACATCGCTAAGCTGCTTCCCGGCGAAAAACCGCGTTGGAATAATAAATCATCTCCACCTGCAATAGATCATCTCTGCACCATCTTCGGGCTGTCAGACTTTGAAAGATCGATTTTACTCCTCTGCGCCGCCGCAGAACTGGACTCCGAAGTGCCAACTCTGTGTGCCAAGGCACAGGGAAACCCTGCAGCAGCCTACCCTACGTTTTCACTTGCTCTCGCAGCGCTCCCTGACGCGCATTGGAGCGCCCTTACCCCCGCATCTCCTCTACGTCGATTCAAGTTAATCGGCCTCTATGGTTCTCCGCAAATGCCTATCACTAAATGTCAGCTCCAAATTGAGGAAAGGATACTGCACTACCTAACAGGAATCTCATACCTAGATCAGTCTCTTAGAGGATTAATGGAGTCGATACGAGCTGGCGCACCCTTGAGTGAGTCCCAGAAAAAGACTGGTGAGCTGATACTTCAGGAGTGGAAGCAAGGAAAGAGGCTTTTCAGCTTCCAGCTGACCGGGTCTGATGAAACAAGCAAGAAAATCGTTGCAAACTGGGTGTGTAACCAGCTAGGCCTCCAGCTCTGGCAAATGCCTAGCGAGCTCATACCCAGCAAACCTGAAGACGTAGAATCACTTGCTCAGCTCTGGACAAGAGAATCAGTGCTGTTTAACGCTGGCCTATACATTTCGTCGCCAGAGATTGAGCCAGCAACGCAAAAAACGGTTAAGCGGTTTGCGGAACGCTTAGACTGCGCGGTATTCCTCTCCACAACCGAGCAATGGCCAAGCCTCAACAGACCCACCATATCGCTTGAGGTGTCTAAACCAACAAAACCGGAGCAACGAAACTTCTGGAAATCTCTACTTGGCGGAGCAGTTCCTGCGGAGAACGCTGACCAACTCGACCTCGAGATCCTGAAGGTCGTTAACCAGTTTAACCTCAACGCGTCATCAATCGAATCAGCTGCTCTGGATGCAACCTTTGCGATTAGCCGCGGCGAAGATTTATCATCAGCCCTATGGTCTGCAAGTAGAAAGGTGGCTCGGCCTCGCCTGTCGGAGTTGGCGCAGCTAGTAGTACCAAAGGCAAAGATGGATGATCTTGTTTTACCGGAGAGGGAGAAGGAGCTGCTTCGCAGCATCATAGCGAACGTCAGGCAACGCTATCGCGTATACGAGGAGTGGGGTTTTAGCAAGGGCAGCGATAGAGGTCTCGGTATAACCGCTCTCTTCTCAGGGGTCAGCGGCACCGGCAAAACTATGGCGGCCGAGGTGCTTGCGGATGAGTTGAAGCTGGATCTCTTCAAAATTGATCTTTCGATGGTTGTAAACAAGTATGTGGGGGAGACTGAGAAGAACCTTAGAAAAATTTTTGATGCCGCCGAGGACGGTGGCGCGGTGCTGTTTTTCGATGAGGCTGACGCATTGTTTGGCAAGAGAAGCGAGGTTCGCGATAGCCACGATAGGTACGCTAACATAGAGATCGGCTATCTTCTTCAAAGAATGGAGGCGTATAGAGGACTTGCGATTCTGACAACAAACATGAAGAACGCCATAGACACCGCGTTCATGAGGCGCATCAGATTCGTTGTGAACTTTCCTTTCCCCGATGAAAAGAGCCGGAAGGAGATATGGCGAAAAGTTTTCCCTCCGTCAGTCCCGATCAACAAACTGAACTTCGACCTCCTCGCACAGCTGGATGTGACGGGCGGCCATATCCGCAACATAGCTCTCGGTGCATCATTCCTCGCAGCCGAAGAAGGAATACCGGTCAACATGAACCACATTAACCGCGCCGCCAAAGAAGAGTATAACAAGATGGAGCGCCCAATGCCCAATGCCAAGTTCGTGAGAGAATGA
- a CDS encoding DUF4255 domain-containing protein, producing the protein MTVQSPEVSSESARLNIFLYQVTPNPGYRNIDLPARSYSGDLVQKQQIGLDLHYLFTAYGDKNEEFSAQKIIADVIGVLHENPFLGKDLIYDTITAEGSDVKSQLPDIDHSDLADQIELVKITMQTLSLEELTKIWSSFFKTASYRLSVAYKATVVLIDGKKEAVPTMPVRDRTLNIISPKQPEITGIDPQMVTWDSSGMEIAINGKDLKADDVRLDFGEGVDVDSMPTPKSVSNEKLVAEIPASSTVGIKQVTVIHPLSIGIPETPHKGPISNTALFAVVPTIKSVTAAVKKGEDLAIEFEPEVEPDQGISVIIGRLKPLKMSSEAAAAFSTISVTIPEDFDAGTYPVRLRVDGAESQPTDTIANDYHRPTVTITD; encoded by the coding sequence GTGACTGTTCAGTCACCTGAGGTGTCAAGTGAATCAGCGAGGCTGAACATATTCCTGTATCAAGTCACACCTAACCCCGGTTACCGTAATATAGATCTGCCGGCGCGCAGCTACAGTGGCGATCTGGTTCAGAAACAGCAGATAGGGCTGGATCTACACTACCTTTTCACCGCCTACGGTGATAAAAACGAGGAGTTTTCTGCGCAGAAGATTATAGCTGACGTAATTGGGGTGCTGCATGAAAACCCGTTTCTTGGCAAGGATCTTATCTATGATACTATAACTGCTGAAGGTTCAGATGTCAAGTCGCAACTCCCAGACATAGATCACTCTGATTTAGCAGATCAAATCGAGCTGGTCAAGATTACTATGCAAACCCTGTCACTAGAGGAGTTGACGAAGATATGGTCATCATTCTTCAAGACCGCATCTTACCGGTTGTCCGTGGCTTACAAGGCTACTGTTGTCTTGATAGATGGAAAGAAGGAGGCTGTTCCAACAATGCCTGTCAGAGACCGCACCCTCAACATAATATCGCCCAAGCAGCCAGAAATAACCGGTATCGATCCGCAGATGGTGACGTGGGACTCATCCGGCATGGAAATAGCTATCAATGGTAAAGACTTGAAGGCGGATGATGTTCGATTAGACTTCGGTGAAGGCGTTGACGTTGACAGCATGCCGACGCCCAAATCCGTATCAAATGAAAAATTGGTGGCGGAGATACCTGCATCCTCTACGGTAGGCATAAAGCAGGTGACGGTTATACATCCACTTTCGATCGGAATCCCAGAGACGCCTCATAAAGGCCCCATATCTAATACGGCGTTGTTCGCAGTGGTTCCGACCATCAAAAGCGTCACAGCAGCAGTCAAAAAAGGCGAGGATCTGGCAATCGAATTCGAGCCTGAGGTTGAACCGGATCAGGGCATTAGCGTCATTATTGGAAGGCTCAAACCGCTGAAAATGAGTTCCGAAGCGGCCGCGGCCTTTTCAACAATCTCTGTCACAATCCCTGAGGATTTTGACGCCGGCACATATCCCGTGCGGCTGAGGGTTGACGGTGCCGAAAGCCAGCCTACTGACACCATCGCTAACGACTATCACCGACCCACGGTGACAATAACAGATTGA